A region of Faecalibacterium taiwanense DNA encodes the following proteins:
- a CDS encoding DUF512 domain-containing protein, whose protein sequence is MKIARVEPGSEAEVLGLGPGDELLSVDENELNDSLDYDFYTDSKSFHLKARVADGIREWDVQRTERGPFGCDFQTYLGDQKHSCSNHCMFCFIDQLPPGMRESLYFKDDDERLSFLFGNYITMTNMQDHEIDRIIKMHISPINISVHTTNPQLRVRMLANKRGGEVLKYLPRLVEGGIAVNCQLVLCRGINDGDELRRTLSDLLELTPMVQSIAAVPCGVTDYREKLFKQTPYDAKTSAEVIDIMEEFGDECKRRHGKRIIYPSDEWYLKAGRPIPPEEFYEDFDQLENGVGMMRLYASEFLAELEKPHRIYGTKKMDVVTGEMASPLIHQMMAELHRQYPMIEVTVHTIKNKFFGGNVGVAGLVTATDIIAQCEGKLTSGTLGVPAVMLREEKDTFLDDITTDQLAQRLGVKVEVLPTSGGDEARALLRSGLHIARRRRA, encoded by the coding sequence ATGAAGATCGCACGGGTGGAACCCGGCAGCGAAGCGGAAGTGCTGGGCCTTGGCCCGGGTGACGAGCTTTTGAGCGTGGACGAAAACGAGCTGAACGACAGTCTGGACTACGATTTCTACACTGACAGCAAAAGCTTCCACCTGAAAGCAAGGGTGGCAGACGGCATCCGCGAGTGGGATGTGCAGCGCACGGAGCGCGGTCCCTTTGGATGCGATTTCCAGACCTATCTGGGCGATCAGAAGCACTCCTGCTCCAACCACTGCATGTTCTGCTTCATCGACCAGCTGCCCCCCGGTATGCGCGAGAGTCTTTACTTCAAGGACGATGACGAGCGGCTTTCCTTTTTGTTCGGCAACTATATCACCATGACGAACATGCAGGACCACGAGATCGACCGCATCATCAAGATGCACATTTCGCCCATCAACATTTCAGTGCACACCACGAACCCGCAGCTCCGTGTGCGGATGCTGGCCAACAAGCGCGGCGGCGAGGTGCTCAAGTATCTGCCCCGTCTGGTGGAGGGCGGCATCGCCGTCAACTGTCAGCTGGTGCTGTGCCGCGGCATCAACGACGGCGACGAGCTGCGCCGTACCCTCTCCGACCTTTTGGAGCTGACCCCTATGGTGCAGAGCATCGCTGCGGTGCCCTGCGGTGTGACGGACTACCGCGAGAAGCTGTTCAAGCAGACACCGTATGATGCAAAGACCAGCGCCGAAGTCATCGACATCATGGAAGAATTCGGCGATGAGTGCAAGCGCCGCCACGGCAAGCGCATCATTTATCCCAGTGATGAATGGTACCTCAAGGCAGGCAGGCCCATCCCGCCGGAAGAGTTCTACGAGGACTTCGACCAGCTGGAAAACGGCGTGGGCATGATGCGCCTGTATGCCTCGGAATTTCTGGCGGAGCTGGAAAAGCCCCACCGCATCTACGGCACCAAAAAGATGGACGTGGTCACGGGCGAAATGGCTTCGCCGCTCATCCACCAGATGATGGCTGAGTTGCACCGCCAGTACCCCATGATCGAGGTGACGGTGCACACCATCAAGAACAAATTCTTCGGCGGCAATGTGGGTGTGGCCGGGCTTGTAACGGCGACCGATATCATTGCTCAGTGCGAGGGCAAGCTGACCAGCGGCACGCTGGGCGTGCCCGCCGTGATGCTGCGGGAGGAAAAAGACACCTTTCTGGACGACATCACCACCGACCAGCTGGCCCAGCGCCTTGGCGTGAAGGTGGAGGTGTTGCCGACCTCTGGCGGCGACGAAGCCCGCGCCCTGCTGCGTAGCGGCCTGCACATTGCAAGGAGAAGAAGAGCATAA
- a CDS encoding transporter, translating into MDNSSSHVESRWRTQLRNRIIQASSLLEILLSGLVLIGLLLSAVPLIKWMPGLLFDGNEVEIRIFLERSLDIVIGIEFIKMLAKHSPGSSLEVLLYAIARHLVVGHDSAVENLLSVGAIALIFIVRKFFFVPAFGAHLPDGHPAPDLSPRQSGIPADAFLSRLKERAKAEAAEAIPSEEETFDEYDFEQAAPEPK; encoded by the coding sequence ATGGACAATTCCTCCTCCCATGTGGAAAGCCGCTGGCGCACCCAGCTGCGCAACCGCATCATTCAGGCGTCCAGTCTGCTGGAAATTTTGCTCTCCGGCCTTGTGCTCATCGGCCTGCTGCTCAGCGCTGTGCCGCTCATCAAGTGGATGCCCGGCCTGCTGTTTGACGGCAACGAAGTGGAGATCCGCATTTTTCTGGAGCGGAGCCTTGACATCGTGATCGGCATCGAGTTCATCAAAATGCTGGCCAAGCACAGCCCCGGCAGCAGTCTGGAAGTGCTGCTCTACGCCATTGCCCGTCATCTGGTAGTGGGCCATGACTCGGCAGTAGAAAACCTGCTCAGCGTGGGAGCCATCGCCCTGATTTTTATTGTGCGCAAGTTCTTCTTTGTGCCGGCCTTTGGTGCCCACCTGCCGGATGGCCACCCGGCACCGGATCTTTCACCTCGCCAGAGCGGCATCCCCGCCGATGCGTTTCTCTCCCGCCTGAAGGAGCGCGCCAAGGCCGAGGCGGCCGAGGCCATTCCTTCCGAAGAAGAGACTTTTGACGAGTACGATTTTGAGCAGGCCGCCCCGGAACCAAAATAA
- the der gene encoding ribosome biogenesis GTPase Der: MSKPIVAVVGRPNVGKSTLFNKLCGQRLAIVEDTPGITRDRIFANCEWNGHDFLLVDTGGIEPKATEGILAHMREQAQIAIDTADCIIMVVDVRDGLTAADEDVAHMLRRSHKPIILAVNKCDKVGDAPMEMYEFYNLGFDEVMPISSVHGHGTGDLLDAVCAHLDFSETVVEEDRIPVAIIGRPNVGKSSLTNRILGENRMIVANEAGTTRDAIDTPVDNAYGKFIFTDTAGLRKRSNITDGLERYMVVRALAAVERSRVALILVDATVGFTEQDSKVAGYAHDQGKACIIVVNKWDAVEGKETNTMELQRRDYAECFSFMGYAPIIFISAQTGYNVNKLMQLIRDVDSQNGARVPTGVLNEMLARATARMQPPSDKGRRLKIFYLTQASTRPPTFVAFVNSKQLFHFSYQRYLINQIRENFGLEHTPIRLVIRERGSGEVGAKDV; encoded by the coding sequence ATGAGCAAACCGATCGTAGCAGTGGTGGGCCGCCCCAACGTGGGCAAATCCACCCTGTTCAACAAGCTGTGCGGTCAGCGCCTTGCCATTGTGGAGGACACGCCGGGCATTACCCGTGACCGCATTTTTGCCAACTGCGAGTGGAACGGCCATGACTTCCTGCTGGTGGACACCGGCGGTATTGAGCCCAAGGCTACCGAGGGCATTCTGGCCCACATGCGGGAGCAGGCCCAGATCGCCATTGACACTGCAGACTGCATCATCATGGTGGTGGACGTGCGCGACGGCCTGACCGCCGCGGACGAGGATGTGGCCCACATGCTGCGCCGCAGCCACAAGCCCATCATTCTGGCCGTGAACAAGTGCGACAAGGTGGGCGATGCCCCCATGGAGATGTACGAGTTCTACAACCTCGGCTTTGACGAGGTGATGCCCATTTCGTCCGTGCACGGCCACGGCACCGGCGACCTGCTGGACGCTGTGTGCGCCCATCTGGACTTCAGCGAGACGGTGGTGGAAGAGGACCGCATCCCGGTTGCCATCATCGGCCGCCCGAATGTGGGCAAGTCCAGCCTGACCAACCGCATTCTGGGCGAGAACCGCATGATCGTGGCAAACGAGGCGGGCACCACCCGTGATGCCATTGACACCCCGGTGGACAACGCTTATGGCAAGTTCATCTTTACCGATACCGCCGGTCTGCGCAAGCGCAGCAACATCACCGACGGTCTGGAGCGTTATATGGTAGTGCGCGCACTGGCCGCTGTGGAGCGCAGCCGTGTGGCGCTGATCCTTGTGGATGCCACCGTCGGTTTTACCGAGCAGGACAGCAAGGTGGCCGGTTATGCCCACGATCAGGGCAAGGCGTGCATCATCGTCGTCAACAAGTGGGACGCGGTGGAAGGCAAGGAGACCAACACCATGGAGCTGCAGCGCCGCGATTATGCCGAGTGCTTCAGCTTTATGGGCTATGCTCCTATCATCTTCATCTCGGCTCAGACCGGCTACAACGTGAACAAGCTCATGCAGCTGATCCGCGATGTGGACAGCCAGAACGGTGCCCGCGTGCCCACCGGCGTGCTGAACGAGATGCTGGCCCGCGCCACAGCCCGGATGCAGCCGCCCAGCGACAAGGGCCGCCGCCTGAAGATCTTCTATCTGACTCAGGCATCCACCCGCCCGCCCACGTTCGTGGCCTTTGTGAATTCGAAGCAGCTGTTCCATTTCAGCTACCAGCGGTATCTGATCAACCAGATCCGCGAGAACTTTGGTCTGGAACACACTCCCATCCGTCTGGTGATCCGCGAGCGCGGCTCCGGCGAAGTGGGCGCAAAGGACGTGTAA
- a CDS encoding DUF177 domain-containing protein — translation MQFDLRKFIATGRQPYHAEFQCDLSAHDYAGARIPQPVTAVFEAETDGDEVRMTLRANASVHGECARCLDPVIREETVDTEWTVKERDLDDPDFDLPLDEKGHLDVDEWLNQEFMFQIPTVLLCSADCAGLCPVCGKKKAECTCQPAEHAEAPVDTRLAILKSLLN, via the coding sequence ATGCAATTTGACCTGAGAAAGTTTATCGCCACCGGCAGACAACCCTATCATGCAGAGTTTCAGTGTGATTTATCTGCACATGATTATGCCGGGGCAAGGATCCCGCAGCCGGTCACCGCTGTTTTTGAAGCGGAGACGGACGGCGACGAGGTCCGGATGACACTGCGGGCAAACGCATCGGTGCACGGAGAGTGCGCCCGCTGTCTGGACCCGGTCATTCGGGAGGAGACGGTCGATACGGAGTGGACGGTAAAGGAACGGGATCTGGATGACCCGGATTTTGACCTTCCGCTGGACGAAAAAGGACATCTGGATGTAGATGAATGGCTCAATCAGGAGTTTATGTTCCAGATCCCCACGGTGCTGCTTTGCAGTGCCGACTGTGCCGGGCTTTGCCCCGTGTGCGGCAAAAAGAAGGCGGAATGCACCTGCCAGCCGGCAGAGCATGCCGAAGCTCCCGTAGACACAAGGCTCGCAATCCTTAAATCACTGCTGAACTGA
- a CDS encoding glucose-6-phosphate isomerase yields MSVALNTKHLSSFISEEEYAAIYPQVEAAHNQLEAKSGPGNDFLGWMYLPRDYDKEEFARIKEAAAKIREDSDVLVVAGIGGSYLGARAVIEAVKGQFHNELENGPKIYFCGNSISPTYLNNIISLCKGKRFSINVISKSGTTTETSLAFRVLRELLEKEMGVEEANKRIYATTDRAKGTLKQLADAQGWPTFVVPDDVGGRYSVLSAVGLLPIAAAGISIDDLMKGAADSMERFSVLSKDNDAYKYAAIRNILYRKGKSVEILECYEPDFALMNEWYKQLFGESEGKDNKGLFPASCIFSTDLHSMGQFIQEGSRTMFETIVDVKKPAQDLFIDPLEGNFDGLNFLANQNMSVVNRKAMEGTILAHTDGGVPEVLIEVDDLTAYNVGYLIYFFWRACACSGYLLSVNPFNQPGVESYKKNMFALLGKPGYEGLTAELEAKLK; encoded by the coding sequence ATGAGCGTCGCACTGAACACAAAACACCTCTCCAGCTTTATCAGCGAAGAGGAATATGCAGCCATCTATCCGCAGGTGGAAGCTGCCCATAACCAGCTGGAAGCAAAGTCCGGCCCGGGCAATGATTTCCTCGGCTGGATGTATCTGCCCCGTGATTATGATAAGGAAGAGTTCGCCCGCATCAAGGAAGCCGCCGCAAAGATCCGCGAGGATTCCGATGTGCTGGTGGTGGCCGGCATTGGCGGCAGCTATCTGGGCGCACGCGCTGTCATCGAGGCCGTCAAGGGCCAGTTCCACAATGAGCTGGAAAATGGCCCCAAGATCTACTTCTGCGGCAACAGCATCAGCCCCACCTACCTGAATAACATCATCAGCCTGTGCAAGGGCAAGCGCTTCTCCATCAACGTCATTTCCAAGTCCGGCACTACCACCGAGACTTCTCTGGCATTCCGCGTGCTGCGTGAGCTGCTGGAAAAGGAGATGGGCGTGGAAGAAGCCAACAAGCGCATCTACGCCACCACCGACCGTGCCAAGGGCACCCTGAAGCAGCTGGCCGACGCACAGGGCTGGCCCACCTTCGTGGTCCCCGACGACGTGGGCGGCCGCTACTCCGTGCTGAGCGCTGTGGGCCTGCTGCCCATTGCTGCTGCCGGTATCAGCATCGACGACCTGATGAAGGGCGCTGCCGATTCCATGGAGCGCTTCTCCGTTCTGAGCAAGGACAACGACGCTTACAAGTATGCTGCCATCCGCAACATCCTGTACCGCAAGGGCAAGAGCGTTGAAATTCTGGAGTGCTACGAGCCGGACTTCGCCCTGATGAACGAGTGGTACAAGCAGCTGTTCGGCGAGAGCGAGGGCAAGGACAACAAGGGCCTGTTCCCCGCAAGCTGCATCTTCTCCACCGATCTGCACTCCATGGGTCAGTTCATTCAGGAAGGCTCCCGCACCATGTTCGAGACCATCGTGGACGTGAAGAAGCCTGCACAGGATCTGTTCATCGACCCGCTGGAAGGCAACTTTGACGGCCTGAACTTCCTGGCAAACCAGAACATGAGCGTTGTCAACCGCAAGGCCATGGAGGGTACCATTTTGGCACACACCGACGGCGGCGTGCCCGAAGTGCTGATCGAGGTGGACGACCTGACCGCTTACAATGTGGGCTACCTGATCTACTTCTTCTGGCGTGCATGTGCCTGCAGCGGTTATCTGCTCAGCGTCAATCCCTTCAATCAGCCGGGCGTTGAGAGCTATAAAAAGAATATGTTTGCTCTGCTGGGCAAGCCGGGCTACGAAGGCCTGACCGCCGAGCTGGAAGCAAAGCTGAAGTAA
- the plsY gene encoding glycerol-3-phosphate 1-O-acyltransferase PlsY produces the protein MMKAILIAAATILQAYLLGSVDTGILVSKFVYHDDVRNHGSGAAGMTNMLRTFGKKAAAMTATGDVLKGVLAVCIGRWLFHMLPADAGVSPYLGVYLAAIFAVLGHLYPLYFGFKGGKGVLVAAGAILAIQPVLLPFLAIIFLVCLIPTGMVSLGSVAMAALYPVLTIIYGSLQGYAAGDMLVCAIGSGFMSGMVIYMHRANIQRIREGKEYRFGKHNKK, from the coding sequence ATGATGAAAGCGATCCTGATTGCCGCAGCCACCATCCTGCAGGCGTACCTGCTGGGCAGTGTGGATACCGGCATCCTCGTCAGCAAATTCGTATATCATGACGACGTGCGCAATCATGGCAGCGGTGCGGCCGGCATGACCAACATGCTGCGCACCTTTGGCAAGAAGGCTGCCGCCATGACCGCGACAGGCGATGTGCTCAAGGGCGTGCTGGCCGTGTGCATCGGCCGGTGGCTGTTCCACATGCTGCCCGCCGATGCCGGCGTTTCGCCGTATCTGGGTGTCTATCTGGCCGCCATCTTTGCAGTGCTGGGCCATCTGTACCCGCTGTACTTCGGGTTCAAAGGCGGCAAGGGCGTGCTGGTGGCAGCTGGTGCCATTCTGGCCATCCAGCCGGTGCTGCTGCCGTTTCTGGCCATTATCTTTCTGGTGTGCCTGATCCCCACCGGCATGGTGTCGCTGGGCAGCGTGGCCATGGCAGCACTCTACCCGGTGCTGACCATCATTTACGGTTCCCTGCAGGGCTATGCCGCCGGTGATATGCTGGTGTGCGCCATTGGCTCCGGCTTTATGTCCGGCATGGTGATCTATATGCACCGCGCCAATATCCAGCGCATCCGTGAGGGCAAAGAGTACCGCTTCGGAAAGCACAATAAAAAATAA
- a CDS encoding D-alanyl-D-alanine carboxypeptidase family protein, with translation MERKNLALLCAGVVCFWLFALAFGTAQGNGLRQQNPAVQAAADQTQPVQPAAAQPALELPCRAACLIDQQTGTILYEKNADQQMPIASITKVMTLLLTFEAVHDGRIAMDTLVPVSEHAYHMGGSQIWLEPGEQFTLDEMIKAICVSSANDAAVAVAELVGGSEPGFVQMMNARAAELGMVNTTFHNACGLDTEGHLSTAHDVAIMSREILNTCPEVLHYTGIWTDTLRGGATQLVNTNKLLKRYNGITGLKTGTTSGAGVCISASATRDGLDLIAVVLGSLSSSERFTAATTLLDYGFAAYAAVPLPAMEDRPLLIKVKGSAEESVPLDYTALPETLLMPKENAAALTAQLDLPQELEAPVQLGQTVGTVRILSGETQLGEYEVRTAADAEKMDFGTAFGLLWDALTGCES, from the coding sequence ATGGAGCGGAAAAACTTGGCGCTTTTGTGTGCAGGGGTGGTGTGCTTCTGGCTGTTTGCGCTGGCCTTTGGCACGGCGCAGGGCAATGGGCTGCGGCAGCAAAACCCGGCGGTGCAGGCGGCTGCAGACCAGACCCAGCCGGTGCAGCCCGCGGCGGCACAGCCTGCCTTGGAGCTGCCCTGCCGCGCCGCCTGCCTGATCGATCAGCAGACGGGCACTATATTATATGAAAAGAACGCCGACCAGCAGATGCCCATTGCATCCATTACCAAGGTAATGACCCTGCTGCTCACCTTTGAAGCCGTGCACGACGGCCGCATTGCCATGGACACGCTGGTGCCGGTAAGTGAACACGCCTACCACATGGGCGGCAGTCAGATCTGGCTGGAGCCGGGGGAGCAGTTCACGCTGGACGAGATGATCAAAGCCATTTGTGTGTCCTCTGCCAATGATGCCGCTGTGGCTGTGGCAGAGCTGGTGGGAGGCAGCGAGCCGGGCTTTGTGCAGATGATGAACGCCCGCGCAGCAGAACTGGGCATGGTGAACACCACCTTCCACAATGCCTGCGGGCTGGACACCGAAGGGCATCTTTCCACCGCCCACGATGTTGCCATCATGAGCCGCGAGATTTTGAACACCTGCCCGGAGGTGCTGCACTATACCGGCATCTGGACGGACACCCTGCGCGGCGGTGCCACCCAGCTGGTGAACACCAACAAGCTGCTCAAGCGCTACAACGGCATCACCGGCCTGAAAACCGGCACCACCAGCGGCGCGGGCGTGTGCATCAGCGCCAGCGCCACCCGCGACGGGCTGGACCTGATCGCCGTGGTGCTGGGGTCGCTCTCCAGCTCGGAGCGGTTCACAGCGGCCACCACCCTGCTGGACTATGGCTTTGCGGCCTACGCCGCCGTGCCGCTGCCCGCCATGGAGGATCGGCCTCTTCTTATAAAAGTAAAGGGCAGTGCAGAGGAAAGCGTACCGCTGGACTACACCGCTCTGCCCGAAACGCTGCTGATGCCCAAGGAAAACGCCGCCGCCCTCACCGCGCAGCTGGATCTGCCGCAGGAGCTGGAAGCACCGGTGCAGCTGGGCCAGACCGTTGGCACGGTGCGCATCCTGAGCGGGGAGACCCAACTGGGCGAGTACGAGGTGCGCACCGCTGCCGATGCTGAAAAAATGGACTTTGGCACCGCATTCGGCCTGTTGTGGGACGCTTTGACCGGCTGCGAAAGCTGA
- the rpmF gene encoding 50S ribosomal protein L32 gives MAVPKRHLSKARRDKRRSNVWKLEAPALVKCSNCGSLKLPHQACGNCGYYKGEEVIKKA, from the coding sequence ATGGCAGTACCTAAGAGACATCTTTCCAAGGCCCGCCGCGACAAGCGTCGCAGCAATGTTTGGAAGCTGGAGGCCCCCGCACTGGTCAAGTGCAGCAACTGCGGCTCTCTGAAGCTCCCCCACCAGGCATGTGGCAACTGCGGTTACTACAAGGGCGAGGAAGTCATCAAGAAGGCCTAA